The Bos taurus isolate L1 Dominette 01449 registration number 42190680 breed Hereford chromosome 13, ARS-UCD2.0, whole genome shotgun sequence genome contains a region encoding:
- the UCKL1 gene encoding uridine-cytidine kinase-like 1 isoform X2, with protein sequence MAAPPASADAPRPAPPPLAAGDGPDRPEGKTETTCEDRNAESLDRLLPPVGAGRSPRKRTTSQCKSEPPLLRTSKRTIYTAGRPPWYNEHGTQSKEAFAIGLGGGSASGKTTVARMIIEALDVPWVVLLSMDSFYKVLTRQQQEQAAHNNFNFDHPDAFDFDLIISTLKKLKQGKSVKVPIYDFTTHSRKKDWKTLYGANVIIFEGIMAFADKTLLELLDMKIFVDTDSDIRLVRRLRRDISERGRDIEGVIKQYNKFVKPAFDQYIQPTMRVADIVVPRGSGNTVAIDLIVQHVHSQLEEPRAPAEALVQRHKSFQEAWLPWVERTCRAACCGLGGCSQAQGAALASAHQCHPLPRTLSVLKSTPQVRGMHTIIRDRETSRDEFIFYSKRLMRLLIEHALSFLPFQDCVVQTPQGQDYAGKCYAGKQITGVSILRAGETMEPALRAVCKDVRIGTILIQTNQQTGEPELHYLRLPKDISDDHVILMDCTVSTGAAAMMAVRVLLDHDVPEDKIFLLSLLMAEMGVHSVAYAFPRVRIITTAVDKRVNDLFRIIPGIGNFGDRYFGTDAVPDGSDDEEGGSTG encoded by the exons ATGGCTGCGCCCCCGGCCTCGGCCGACGCCCCCAGACCGGCGCCGCCGCCCCTCGCGGCTGGAGATGGGCCAGACCGGCCGGAGGGGAAGACCGAGACCACGTGCGAGGACCG CAACGCGGAGTCCCTGGACAGGCTGCTTCCACCTGTGGGCGCAGGGCGCTCACCGAGGAAGCGTACCACCAGCCAGTGCAAGTCTGAGCCGCCCCTCCTGCGCACGAGCAAGCGCACCATCTACACAGCAGGGCGGCCACCATGGTACAACGAGCATGGTACCCAGTCCAAGGAGGCCTTTGCCATTG GTCTGGGAGGTGGCAGTGCCTCTGGGAAGACCACCGTGGCCAGAATGATCATTGAGGCCCTGGATGTGCCCTGGGTGGTCTTGCTGTCCATGGACTCCTTCTATAAG GTGCTCACcaggcagcagcaggagcaggctgCCCACAACAACTTCAACTTTGACCACCCAGATGCCTTTGACTTCGACCTCATCATCTCCACGCTCAAGAAGCTCAAGCAGGGCAAGAGCGTCAAGGTGCCCATCTATGACTTCACCACCCACAGCCGGAAGAAGGACTGG AAAACTCTGTACGGTGCAAATGTCATCATCTTTGAGGGAATCATGGCCTTTGCTGACAAGACGCTGCTGGAG CTCCtggacatgaagatctttgtgGACACGGACTCTGACATACGCCTCGTGCGGCGACTGCGCCGTGACATCAGCGAGCGGGGCCGGGACATCGAGGGCGTCATCAAGCAGTACAATAAGTTTGTGAAGCCCGCCTTCGACCAGTATATCCAGCCCACCATGCGTGTGGCAGACATCGTGGTGCCCCGGG GGAGCGGGAACACAGTGGCCATCGACCTGATAGTGCAGCACGTGCACAGCCAGCTGGAGGAG CCCAGGGCTCCAGCGGAAGCCTTGGTTCAGAGACATAAAAGTTTCCAGGAAGCGTGGCTGCCTTGGGTGGAAAGGACCTGCAGGGCCGCCTGCTGTGGACTTGGCGGGTGCTCGCAGGCCCAGGG AGCTGCTCTGGCCTCGGCGCACCAGTGCCACCCCCTGCCCAGGACGCTTAGTGTCCTCAAGAGCACGCCGCAGGTGCGGGGCATGCACACCATCATCAG AGACCGGGAAACCAGCCGCGACGAGTTCATCTTCTACTCTAAGAGGCTGATGCGGCTGCTTATCGAGCACGCACTCTCCTTCCTGCCTTTCCAG GACTGTGTGGTGCAGACTCCACAGGGTCAGGACTATGCCGGCAAGTGCTATGCGGGGAAGCAG ATCACCGGCGTGTCCATCCTGCGGGCCGGCGAGACCATGGAGCCTGCACTGCGGGCCGTATGCAAGGACGTGCGCATTGGCACCATCCTCATCCAGACCAACCAACAAACTGGAGAGCCCGAG CTCCACTACTTGCGGCTCCCCAAGGACATCAGTGACGACCACGTGATCCTGATGGACTGCACAGTGTCCACGGGCGCGGCAGCCATGATGGCTGTGCGGGTGCTGCTG GACCACGACGTGCCGGAGGACAAGATCTTCCTTTTGTCACTGCTCATGGCGGAGATGGGCGTCCACTCGGTGGCCTATGCCTTCCCCCGCGTTAGAATCATCACCACAGCAGTAGACAAACGCGTCAATGACCTCTTCCGCATCATCCCTGGCATCG GGAACTTCGGTGACCGCTACTTTGGGACTGACGCCGTCCCTGACGGGAGCGACGACGAAGAAGGCGGCTCCACTGGGTAG
- the UCKL1 gene encoding uridine-cytidine kinase-like 1 isoform X5 — MAAPPASADAPRPAPPPLAAGDGPDRPEGKTETTCEDRSNAESLDRLLPPVGAGRSPRKRTTSQCKSEPPLLRTSKRTIYTAGRPPWYNEHGTQSKEAFAIGLGGGSASGKTTVARMIIEALDVPWVVLLSMDSFYKVLTRQQQEQAAHNNFNFDHPDAFDFDLIISTLKKLKQGKSVKVPIYDFTTHSRKKDWKTLYGANVIIFEGIMAFADKTLLELLDMKIFVDTDSDIRLVRRLRRDISERGRDIEGVIKQYNKFVKPAFDQYIQPTMRVADIVVPRGSGNTVAIDLIVQHVHSQLEERKLRWDLAALASAHQCHPLPRTLSVLKSTPQVRGMHTIIRDRETSRDEFIFYSKRLMRLLIEHALSFLPFQDCVVQTPQGQDYAGKCYAGKQITGVSILRAGETMEPALRAVCKDVRIGTILIQTNQQTGEPELHYLRLPKDISDDHVILMDCTVSTGAAAMMAVRVLLDHDVPEDKIFLLSLLMAEMGVHSVAYAFPRVRIITTAVDKRVNDLFRIIPGIGNFGDRYFGTDAVPDGSDDEEGGSTG; from the exons ATGGCTGCGCCCCCGGCCTCGGCCGACGCCCCCAGACCGGCGCCGCCGCCCCTCGCGGCTGGAGATGGGCCAGACCGGCCGGAGGGGAAGACCGAGACCACGTGCGAGGACCG CAGCAACGCGGAGTCCCTGGACAGGCTGCTTCCACCTGTGGGCGCAGGGCGCTCACCGAGGAAGCGTACCACCAGCCAGTGCAAGTCTGAGCCGCCCCTCCTGCGCACGAGCAAGCGCACCATCTACACAGCAGGGCGGCCACCATGGTACAACGAGCATGGTACCCAGTCCAAGGAGGCCTTTGCCATTG GTCTGGGAGGTGGCAGTGCCTCTGGGAAGACCACCGTGGCCAGAATGATCATTGAGGCCCTGGATGTGCCCTGGGTGGTCTTGCTGTCCATGGACTCCTTCTATAAG GTGCTCACcaggcagcagcaggagcaggctgCCCACAACAACTTCAACTTTGACCACCCAGATGCCTTTGACTTCGACCTCATCATCTCCACGCTCAAGAAGCTCAAGCAGGGCAAGAGCGTCAAGGTGCCCATCTATGACTTCACCACCCACAGCCGGAAGAAGGACTGG AAAACTCTGTACGGTGCAAATGTCATCATCTTTGAGGGAATCATGGCCTTTGCTGACAAGACGCTGCTGGAG CTCCtggacatgaagatctttgtgGACACGGACTCTGACATACGCCTCGTGCGGCGACTGCGCCGTGACATCAGCGAGCGGGGCCGGGACATCGAGGGCGTCATCAAGCAGTACAATAAGTTTGTGAAGCCCGCCTTCGACCAGTATATCCAGCCCACCATGCGTGTGGCAGACATCGTGGTGCCCCGGG GGAGCGGGAACACAGTGGCCATCGACCTGATAGTGCAGCACGTGCACAGCCAGCTGGAGGAG AGGAAGCTGCGCTGGGATCT AGCTGCTCTGGCCTCGGCGCACCAGTGCCACCCCCTGCCCAGGACGCTTAGTGTCCTCAAGAGCACGCCGCAGGTGCGGGGCATGCACACCATCATCAG AGACCGGGAAACCAGCCGCGACGAGTTCATCTTCTACTCTAAGAGGCTGATGCGGCTGCTTATCGAGCACGCACTCTCCTTCCTGCCTTTCCAG GACTGTGTGGTGCAGACTCCACAGGGTCAGGACTATGCCGGCAAGTGCTATGCGGGGAAGCAG ATCACCGGCGTGTCCATCCTGCGGGCCGGCGAGACCATGGAGCCTGCACTGCGGGCCGTATGCAAGGACGTGCGCATTGGCACCATCCTCATCCAGACCAACCAACAAACTGGAGAGCCCGAG CTCCACTACTTGCGGCTCCCCAAGGACATCAGTGACGACCACGTGATCCTGATGGACTGCACAGTGTCCACGGGCGCGGCAGCCATGATGGCTGTGCGGGTGCTGCTG GACCACGACGTGCCGGAGGACAAGATCTTCCTTTTGTCACTGCTCATGGCGGAGATGGGCGTCCACTCGGTGGCCTATGCCTTCCCCCGCGTTAGAATCATCACCACAGCAGTAGACAAACGCGTCAATGACCTCTTCCGCATCATCCCTGGCATCG GGAACTTCGGTGACCGCTACTTTGGGACTGACGCCGTCCCTGACGGGAGCGACGACGAAGAAGGCGGCTCCACTGGGTAG
- the UCKL1 gene encoding uridine-cytidine kinase-like 1 isoform X7: MAAPPASADAPRPAPPPLAAGDGPDRPEGKTETTCEDRNAESLDRLLPPVGAGRSPRKRTTSQCKSEPPLLRTSKRTIYTAGRPPWYNEHGTQSKEAFAIGLGGGSASGKTTVARMIIEALDVPWVVLLSMDSFYKVLTRQQQEQAAHNNFNFDHPDAFDFDLIISTLKKLKQGKSVKVPIYDFTTHSRKKDWKTLYGANVIIFEGIMAFADKTLLELLDMKIFVDTDSDIRLVRRLRRDISERGRDIEGVIKQYNKFVKPAFDQYIQPTMRVADIVVPRGSGNTVAIDLIVQHVHSQLEERKLRWDLAALASAHQCHPLPRTLSVLKSTPQVRGMHTIIRDRETSRDEFIFYSKRLMRLLIEHALSFLPFQDCVVQTPQGQDYAGKCYAGKQITGVSILRAGETMEPALRAVCKDVRIGTILIQTNQQTGEPELHYLRLPKDISDDHVILMDCTVSTGAAAMMAVRVLLDHDVPEDKIFLLSLLMAEMGVHSVAYAFPRVRIITTAVDKRVNDLFRIIPGIGNFGDRYFGTDAVPDGSDDEEGGSTG, translated from the exons ATGGCTGCGCCCCCGGCCTCGGCCGACGCCCCCAGACCGGCGCCGCCGCCCCTCGCGGCTGGAGATGGGCCAGACCGGCCGGAGGGGAAGACCGAGACCACGTGCGAGGACCG CAACGCGGAGTCCCTGGACAGGCTGCTTCCACCTGTGGGCGCAGGGCGCTCACCGAGGAAGCGTACCACCAGCCAGTGCAAGTCTGAGCCGCCCCTCCTGCGCACGAGCAAGCGCACCATCTACACAGCAGGGCGGCCACCATGGTACAACGAGCATGGTACCCAGTCCAAGGAGGCCTTTGCCATTG GTCTGGGAGGTGGCAGTGCCTCTGGGAAGACCACCGTGGCCAGAATGATCATTGAGGCCCTGGATGTGCCCTGGGTGGTCTTGCTGTCCATGGACTCCTTCTATAAG GTGCTCACcaggcagcagcaggagcaggctgCCCACAACAACTTCAACTTTGACCACCCAGATGCCTTTGACTTCGACCTCATCATCTCCACGCTCAAGAAGCTCAAGCAGGGCAAGAGCGTCAAGGTGCCCATCTATGACTTCACCACCCACAGCCGGAAGAAGGACTGG AAAACTCTGTACGGTGCAAATGTCATCATCTTTGAGGGAATCATGGCCTTTGCTGACAAGACGCTGCTGGAG CTCCtggacatgaagatctttgtgGACACGGACTCTGACATACGCCTCGTGCGGCGACTGCGCCGTGACATCAGCGAGCGGGGCCGGGACATCGAGGGCGTCATCAAGCAGTACAATAAGTTTGTGAAGCCCGCCTTCGACCAGTATATCCAGCCCACCATGCGTGTGGCAGACATCGTGGTGCCCCGGG GGAGCGGGAACACAGTGGCCATCGACCTGATAGTGCAGCACGTGCACAGCCAGCTGGAGGAG AGGAAGCTGCGCTGGGATCT AGCTGCTCTGGCCTCGGCGCACCAGTGCCACCCCCTGCCCAGGACGCTTAGTGTCCTCAAGAGCACGCCGCAGGTGCGGGGCATGCACACCATCATCAG AGACCGGGAAACCAGCCGCGACGAGTTCATCTTCTACTCTAAGAGGCTGATGCGGCTGCTTATCGAGCACGCACTCTCCTTCCTGCCTTTCCAG GACTGTGTGGTGCAGACTCCACAGGGTCAGGACTATGCCGGCAAGTGCTATGCGGGGAAGCAG ATCACCGGCGTGTCCATCCTGCGGGCCGGCGAGACCATGGAGCCTGCACTGCGGGCCGTATGCAAGGACGTGCGCATTGGCACCATCCTCATCCAGACCAACCAACAAACTGGAGAGCCCGAG CTCCACTACTTGCGGCTCCCCAAGGACATCAGTGACGACCACGTGATCCTGATGGACTGCACAGTGTCCACGGGCGCGGCAGCCATGATGGCTGTGCGGGTGCTGCTG GACCACGACGTGCCGGAGGACAAGATCTTCCTTTTGTCACTGCTCATGGCGGAGATGGGCGTCCACTCGGTGGCCTATGCCTTCCCCCGCGTTAGAATCATCACCACAGCAGTAGACAAACGCGTCAATGACCTCTTCCGCATCATCCCTGGCATCG GGAACTTCGGTGACCGCTACTTTGGGACTGACGCCGTCCCTGACGGGAGCGACGACGAAGAAGGCGGCTCCACTGGGTAG
- the UCKL1 gene encoding uridine-cytidine kinase-like 1 isoform X1, with protein MAAPPASADAPRPAPPPLAAGDGPDRPEGKTETTCEDRSNAESLDRLLPPVGAGRSPRKRTTSQCKSEPPLLRTSKRTIYTAGRPPWYNEHGTQSKEAFAIGLGGGSASGKTTVARMIIEALDVPWVVLLSMDSFYKVLTRQQQEQAAHNNFNFDHPDAFDFDLIISTLKKLKQGKSVKVPIYDFTTHSRKKDWKTLYGANVIIFEGIMAFADKTLLELLDMKIFVDTDSDIRLVRRLRRDISERGRDIEGVIKQYNKFVKPAFDQYIQPTMRVADIVVPRGSGNTVAIDLIVQHVHSQLEEPRAPAEALVQRHKSFQEAWLPWVERTCRAACCGLGGCSQAQGAALASAHQCHPLPRTLSVLKSTPQVRGMHTIIRDRETSRDEFIFYSKRLMRLLIEHALSFLPFQDCVVQTPQGQDYAGKCYAGKQITGVSILRAGETMEPALRAVCKDVRIGTILIQTNQQTGEPELHYLRLPKDISDDHVILMDCTVSTGAAAMMAVRVLLDHDVPEDKIFLLSLLMAEMGVHSVAYAFPRVRIITTAVDKRVNDLFRIIPGIGNFGDRYFGTDAVPDGSDDEEGGSTG; from the exons ATGGCTGCGCCCCCGGCCTCGGCCGACGCCCCCAGACCGGCGCCGCCGCCCCTCGCGGCTGGAGATGGGCCAGACCGGCCGGAGGGGAAGACCGAGACCACGTGCGAGGACCG CAGCAACGCGGAGTCCCTGGACAGGCTGCTTCCACCTGTGGGCGCAGGGCGCTCACCGAGGAAGCGTACCACCAGCCAGTGCAAGTCTGAGCCGCCCCTCCTGCGCACGAGCAAGCGCACCATCTACACAGCAGGGCGGCCACCATGGTACAACGAGCATGGTACCCAGTCCAAGGAGGCCTTTGCCATTG GTCTGGGAGGTGGCAGTGCCTCTGGGAAGACCACCGTGGCCAGAATGATCATTGAGGCCCTGGATGTGCCCTGGGTGGTCTTGCTGTCCATGGACTCCTTCTATAAG GTGCTCACcaggcagcagcaggagcaggctgCCCACAACAACTTCAACTTTGACCACCCAGATGCCTTTGACTTCGACCTCATCATCTCCACGCTCAAGAAGCTCAAGCAGGGCAAGAGCGTCAAGGTGCCCATCTATGACTTCACCACCCACAGCCGGAAGAAGGACTGG AAAACTCTGTACGGTGCAAATGTCATCATCTTTGAGGGAATCATGGCCTTTGCTGACAAGACGCTGCTGGAG CTCCtggacatgaagatctttgtgGACACGGACTCTGACATACGCCTCGTGCGGCGACTGCGCCGTGACATCAGCGAGCGGGGCCGGGACATCGAGGGCGTCATCAAGCAGTACAATAAGTTTGTGAAGCCCGCCTTCGACCAGTATATCCAGCCCACCATGCGTGTGGCAGACATCGTGGTGCCCCGGG GGAGCGGGAACACAGTGGCCATCGACCTGATAGTGCAGCACGTGCACAGCCAGCTGGAGGAG CCCAGGGCTCCAGCGGAAGCCTTGGTTCAGAGACATAAAAGTTTCCAGGAAGCGTGGCTGCCTTGGGTGGAAAGGACCTGCAGGGCCGCCTGCTGTGGACTTGGCGGGTGCTCGCAGGCCCAGGG AGCTGCTCTGGCCTCGGCGCACCAGTGCCACCCCCTGCCCAGGACGCTTAGTGTCCTCAAGAGCACGCCGCAGGTGCGGGGCATGCACACCATCATCAG AGACCGGGAAACCAGCCGCGACGAGTTCATCTTCTACTCTAAGAGGCTGATGCGGCTGCTTATCGAGCACGCACTCTCCTTCCTGCCTTTCCAG GACTGTGTGGTGCAGACTCCACAGGGTCAGGACTATGCCGGCAAGTGCTATGCGGGGAAGCAG ATCACCGGCGTGTCCATCCTGCGGGCCGGCGAGACCATGGAGCCTGCACTGCGGGCCGTATGCAAGGACGTGCGCATTGGCACCATCCTCATCCAGACCAACCAACAAACTGGAGAGCCCGAG CTCCACTACTTGCGGCTCCCCAAGGACATCAGTGACGACCACGTGATCCTGATGGACTGCACAGTGTCCACGGGCGCGGCAGCCATGATGGCTGTGCGGGTGCTGCTG GACCACGACGTGCCGGAGGACAAGATCTTCCTTTTGTCACTGCTCATGGCGGAGATGGGCGTCCACTCGGTGGCCTATGCCTTCCCCCGCGTTAGAATCATCACCACAGCAGTAGACAAACGCGTCAATGACCTCTTCCGCATCATCCCTGGCATCG GGAACTTCGGTGACCGCTACTTTGGGACTGACGCCGTCCCTGACGGGAGCGACGACGAAGAAGGCGGCTCCACTGGGTAG
- the UCKL1 gene encoding uridine-cytidine kinase-like 1 isoform X8, with the protein MAAPPASADAPRPAPPPLAAGDGPDRPEGKTETTCEDRNAESLDRLLPPVGAGRSPRKRTTSQCKSEPPLLRTSKRTIYTAGRPPWYNEHGTQSKEAFAIGLGGGSASGKTTVARMIIEALDVPWVVLLSMDSFYKVLTRQQQEQAAHNNFNFDHPDAFDFDLIISTLKKLKQGKSVKVPIYDFTTHSRKKDWKTLYGANVIIFEGIMAFADKTLLELLDMKIFVDTDSDIRLVRRLRRDISERGRDIEGVIKQYNKFVKPAFDQYIQPTMRVADIVVPRGSGNTVAIDLIVQHVHSQLEERELSVRAALASAHQCHPLPRTLSVLKSTPQVRGMHTIIRDRETSRDEFIFYSKRLMRLLIEHALSFLPFQDCVVQTPQGQDYAGKCYAGKQITGVSILRAGETMEPALRAVCKDVRIGTILIQTNQQTGEPELHYLRLPKDISDDHVILMDCTVSTGAAAMMAVRVLLDHDVPEDKIFLLSLLMAEMGVHSVAYAFPRVRIITTAVDKRVNDLFRIIPGIGNFGDRYFGTDAVPDGSDDEEGGSTG; encoded by the exons ATGGCTGCGCCCCCGGCCTCGGCCGACGCCCCCAGACCGGCGCCGCCGCCCCTCGCGGCTGGAGATGGGCCAGACCGGCCGGAGGGGAAGACCGAGACCACGTGCGAGGACCG CAACGCGGAGTCCCTGGACAGGCTGCTTCCACCTGTGGGCGCAGGGCGCTCACCGAGGAAGCGTACCACCAGCCAGTGCAAGTCTGAGCCGCCCCTCCTGCGCACGAGCAAGCGCACCATCTACACAGCAGGGCGGCCACCATGGTACAACGAGCATGGTACCCAGTCCAAGGAGGCCTTTGCCATTG GTCTGGGAGGTGGCAGTGCCTCTGGGAAGACCACCGTGGCCAGAATGATCATTGAGGCCCTGGATGTGCCCTGGGTGGTCTTGCTGTCCATGGACTCCTTCTATAAG GTGCTCACcaggcagcagcaggagcaggctgCCCACAACAACTTCAACTTTGACCACCCAGATGCCTTTGACTTCGACCTCATCATCTCCACGCTCAAGAAGCTCAAGCAGGGCAAGAGCGTCAAGGTGCCCATCTATGACTTCACCACCCACAGCCGGAAGAAGGACTGG AAAACTCTGTACGGTGCAAATGTCATCATCTTTGAGGGAATCATGGCCTTTGCTGACAAGACGCTGCTGGAG CTCCtggacatgaagatctttgtgGACACGGACTCTGACATACGCCTCGTGCGGCGACTGCGCCGTGACATCAGCGAGCGGGGCCGGGACATCGAGGGCGTCATCAAGCAGTACAATAAGTTTGTGAAGCCCGCCTTCGACCAGTATATCCAGCCCACCATGCGTGTGGCAGACATCGTGGTGCCCCGGG GGAGCGGGAACACAGTGGCCATCGACCTGATAGTGCAGCACGTGCACAGCCAGCTGGAGGAG CGTGAGCTCAGTGTCAG AGCTGCTCTGGCCTCGGCGCACCAGTGCCACCCCCTGCCCAGGACGCTTAGTGTCCTCAAGAGCACGCCGCAGGTGCGGGGCATGCACACCATCATCAG AGACCGGGAAACCAGCCGCGACGAGTTCATCTTCTACTCTAAGAGGCTGATGCGGCTGCTTATCGAGCACGCACTCTCCTTCCTGCCTTTCCAG GACTGTGTGGTGCAGACTCCACAGGGTCAGGACTATGCCGGCAAGTGCTATGCGGGGAAGCAG ATCACCGGCGTGTCCATCCTGCGGGCCGGCGAGACCATGGAGCCTGCACTGCGGGCCGTATGCAAGGACGTGCGCATTGGCACCATCCTCATCCAGACCAACCAACAAACTGGAGAGCCCGAG CTCCACTACTTGCGGCTCCCCAAGGACATCAGTGACGACCACGTGATCCTGATGGACTGCACAGTGTCCACGGGCGCGGCAGCCATGATGGCTGTGCGGGTGCTGCTG GACCACGACGTGCCGGAGGACAAGATCTTCCTTTTGTCACTGCTCATGGCGGAGATGGGCGTCCACTCGGTGGCCTATGCCTTCCCCCGCGTTAGAATCATCACCACAGCAGTAGACAAACGCGTCAATGACCTCTTCCGCATCATCCCTGGCATCG GGAACTTCGGTGACCGCTACTTTGGGACTGACGCCGTCCCTGACGGGAGCGACGACGAAGAAGGCGGCTCCACTGGGTAG
- the UCKL1 gene encoding uridine-cytidine kinase-like 1 isoform X6, which yields MAAPPASADAPRPAPPPLAAGDGPDRPEGKTETTCEDRSNAESLDRLLPPVGAGRSPRKRTTSQCKSEPPLLRTSKRTIYTAGRPPWYNEHGTQSKEAFAIGLGGGSASGKTTVARMIIEALDVPWVVLLSMDSFYKVLTRQQQEQAAHNNFNFDHPDAFDFDLIISTLKKLKQGKSVKVPIYDFTTHSRKKDWKTLYGANVIIFEGIMAFADKTLLELLDMKIFVDTDSDIRLVRRLRRDISERGRDIEGVIKQYNKFVKPAFDQYIQPTMRVADIVVPRGSGNTVAIDLIVQHVHSQLEERELSVRAALASAHQCHPLPRTLSVLKSTPQVRGMHTIIRDRETSRDEFIFYSKRLMRLLIEHALSFLPFQDCVVQTPQGQDYAGKCYAGKQITGVSILRAGETMEPALRAVCKDVRIGTILIQTNQQTGEPELHYLRLPKDISDDHVILMDCTVSTGAAAMMAVRVLLDHDVPEDKIFLLSLLMAEMGVHSVAYAFPRVRIITTAVDKRVNDLFRIIPGIGNFGDRYFGTDAVPDGSDDEEGGSTG from the exons ATGGCTGCGCCCCCGGCCTCGGCCGACGCCCCCAGACCGGCGCCGCCGCCCCTCGCGGCTGGAGATGGGCCAGACCGGCCGGAGGGGAAGACCGAGACCACGTGCGAGGACCG CAGCAACGCGGAGTCCCTGGACAGGCTGCTTCCACCTGTGGGCGCAGGGCGCTCACCGAGGAAGCGTACCACCAGCCAGTGCAAGTCTGAGCCGCCCCTCCTGCGCACGAGCAAGCGCACCATCTACACAGCAGGGCGGCCACCATGGTACAACGAGCATGGTACCCAGTCCAAGGAGGCCTTTGCCATTG GTCTGGGAGGTGGCAGTGCCTCTGGGAAGACCACCGTGGCCAGAATGATCATTGAGGCCCTGGATGTGCCCTGGGTGGTCTTGCTGTCCATGGACTCCTTCTATAAG GTGCTCACcaggcagcagcaggagcaggctgCCCACAACAACTTCAACTTTGACCACCCAGATGCCTTTGACTTCGACCTCATCATCTCCACGCTCAAGAAGCTCAAGCAGGGCAAGAGCGTCAAGGTGCCCATCTATGACTTCACCACCCACAGCCGGAAGAAGGACTGG AAAACTCTGTACGGTGCAAATGTCATCATCTTTGAGGGAATCATGGCCTTTGCTGACAAGACGCTGCTGGAG CTCCtggacatgaagatctttgtgGACACGGACTCTGACATACGCCTCGTGCGGCGACTGCGCCGTGACATCAGCGAGCGGGGCCGGGACATCGAGGGCGTCATCAAGCAGTACAATAAGTTTGTGAAGCCCGCCTTCGACCAGTATATCCAGCCCACCATGCGTGTGGCAGACATCGTGGTGCCCCGGG GGAGCGGGAACACAGTGGCCATCGACCTGATAGTGCAGCACGTGCACAGCCAGCTGGAGGAG CGTGAGCTCAGTGTCAG AGCTGCTCTGGCCTCGGCGCACCAGTGCCACCCCCTGCCCAGGACGCTTAGTGTCCTCAAGAGCACGCCGCAGGTGCGGGGCATGCACACCATCATCAG AGACCGGGAAACCAGCCGCGACGAGTTCATCTTCTACTCTAAGAGGCTGATGCGGCTGCTTATCGAGCACGCACTCTCCTTCCTGCCTTTCCAG GACTGTGTGGTGCAGACTCCACAGGGTCAGGACTATGCCGGCAAGTGCTATGCGGGGAAGCAG ATCACCGGCGTGTCCATCCTGCGGGCCGGCGAGACCATGGAGCCTGCACTGCGGGCCGTATGCAAGGACGTGCGCATTGGCACCATCCTCATCCAGACCAACCAACAAACTGGAGAGCCCGAG CTCCACTACTTGCGGCTCCCCAAGGACATCAGTGACGACCACGTGATCCTGATGGACTGCACAGTGTCCACGGGCGCGGCAGCCATGATGGCTGTGCGGGTGCTGCTG GACCACGACGTGCCGGAGGACAAGATCTTCCTTTTGTCACTGCTCATGGCGGAGATGGGCGTCCACTCGGTGGCCTATGCCTTCCCCCGCGTTAGAATCATCACCACAGCAGTAGACAAACGCGTCAATGACCTCTTCCGCATCATCCCTGGCATCG GGAACTTCGGTGACCGCTACTTTGGGACTGACGCCGTCCCTGACGGGAGCGACGACGAAGAAGGCGGCTCCACTGGGTAG